The Candidatus Bathyarchaeota archaeon genome window below encodes:
- the fliE gene encoding flagellar hook-basal body complex protein FliE encodes MEMSNRKVVGVAGMPGAGKSVVSEIAKQMGFEVIIMGDVIREEAKKRGLEPTPENLGSLMLELRETEGPAVVAKRCVPKIENAKSQVVVVDGVRSLHEVDEFKKHFTDFILLAVHASPETRFKRLFKRKRSDDPKKWEVFLERDMRELNVGLGNVIAMADHLIVNEGTKVEFKSKVEKFLKKVARDE; translated from the coding sequence ATGGAAATGTCCAATAGAAAAGTTGTAGGCGTCGCCGGTATGCCCGGGGCAGGCAAATCTGTAGTCTCTGAAATTGCCAAACAAATGGGGTTCGAAGTAATTATAATGGGTGATGTGATAAGGGAAGAAGCAAAAAAGAGGGGGTTAGAGCCGACTCCTGAAAATCTTGGCAGCTTAATGCTTGAATTAAGAGAAACGGAAGGTCCTGCAGTTGTTGCAAAGAGATGTGTTCCGAAAATAGAGAATGCTAAAAGCCAAGTTGTCGTAGTTGATGGTGTTAGAAGTCTTCACGAGGTTGACGAGTTTAAAAAGCATTTTACAGATTTTATCCTGCTTGCTGTTCACGCTTCACCAGAAACACGTTTTAAAAGACTCTTCAAAAGAAAAAGAAGCGACGACCCGAAGAAATGGGAGGTTTTCCTCGAACGAGACATGAGGGAACTTAACGTTGGACTCGGCAACGTAATCGCAATGGCAGACCACTTAATAGTTAACGAGGGCACAAAGGTCGAGTTTAAAAGTAAAGTTGAAAAATTCTTAAAGAAAGTGGCTAGAGATGAATGA
- a CDS encoding MFS transporter has translation MILEFFKKIFVNMKEILYLPRDLKLIFFAHMLWEVGSGFYLFVFPLFIRDLGGSPEDIGFLYSLMYFVVTLATLIGGFLADRFDRKKLILQMWIFGSIAILLYSFATEWLHLAPAIILYSLIIGGPAEDAYIATSTSEETMAKAFTYTEIGYSLGMIFSPLLGAYLFTFLGIRGLLRLAFVVCAASITPLLLISSQFPKEKKSYGIKKTLKDFLIPFKNKQLMLWIPFFMLIVFIITMIIPFISPLLEDIYGLDRSLILAMSSALSAGEVLFGVFLGWIGDRWTIGKILSLALVVLSLNVLVLALKIPLFILPLVIFITGIWRGTIALTRSIVGLHAGSSPGITFAVYSILLSVPQILAPKISGILYEKSPIQPFLIGSILLLALAPVIIIKEKHSA, from the coding sequence GTGATACTTGAATTTTTCAAGAAAATTTTTGTTAATATGAAAGAAATTCTGTATTTGCCTAGAGACTTAAAATTAATTTTTTTCGCTCATATGTTGTGGGAGGTCGGTTCAGGTTTCTATCTTTTTGTTTTTCCCTTATTTATAAGAGACCTCGGTGGAAGCCCTGAGGACATAGGGTTTCTATATTCATTAATGTATTTTGTTGTTACATTAGCAACTCTGATTGGCGGTTTCTTAGCTGATAGATTTGATCGGAAGAAGCTTATACTCCAAATGTGGATTTTTGGATCTATAGCTATATTGTTATATTCTTTTGCCACCGAATGGTTACATCTAGCGCCCGCAATAATCCTTTACTCTCTCATTATAGGAGGCCCTGCAGAAGACGCTTATATCGCTACTTCAACTTCTGAAGAAACTATGGCTAAAGCTTTTACGTACACCGAGATAGGATATTCGCTCGGGATGATCTTTTCGCCACTTTTAGGCGCTTATTTATTCACATTTCTCGGCATCCGAGGCCTTCTCAGACTAGCATTTGTGGTATGCGCAGCCTCCATAACTCCTCTTTTGTTAATATCCTCTCAATTCCCCAAAGAAAAGAAGTCGTATGGGATTAAAAAGACATTAAAGGATTTTCTAATCCCGTTCAAAAACAAGCAATTAATGTTGTGGATTCCATTTTTCATGTTAATTGTCTTTATCATTACGATGATTATACCTTTCATTTCTCCTTTACTAGAGGACATATACGGGCTCGATAGAAGCTTAATTCTAGCTATGAGTTCAGCCCTGTCTGCTGGAGAAGTTTTATTTGGAGTATTTCTTGGATGGATAGGGGATAGATGGACTATTGGAAAAATTTTGTCCTTGGCTCTTGTTGTATTAAGCTTAAATGTCTTGGTTTTGGCTCTTAAAATTCCACTTTTTATTCTTCCGCTAGTAATCTTCATCACAGGAATATGGCGGGGGACTATAGCCTTGACTAGATCTATAGTTGGACTACATGCTGGTTCTTCTCCTGGAATTACGTTTGCAGTCTACTCCATACTTTTATCCGTCCCGCAAATTCTTGCACCAAAAATAAGCGGCATCCTTTATGAAAAATCCCCAATCCAACCGTTTCTCATTGGCAGCATACTGCTACTAGCTCTTGCTCCGGTTATAATAATCAAAGAGAAACACAGTGCTTAA
- the thpR gene encoding RNA 2',3'-cyclic phosphodiesterase: MSERLRSFIAFDIEDSEIVMRLTEAQMEIAKTGADLKLVEPKNIHITVRFLGNISPGIVNKIYGAMENVSFKPFQVEIKGLGAFPNLRFPRVVWAGIRKGAEELRNIFEQLEPQLRKLGFQPDPKGFSPHITIARVKTGRNKAELAKTLKELAEKEFGVMIAKCLRLKKSTLTPRGPIYTTLKEVCR; encoded by the coding sequence ATGTCTGAAAGATTGAGAAGCTTTATTGCCTTCGACATAGAAGACAGCGAAATTGTGATGCGCCTAACAGAAGCTCAAATGGAGATAGCCAAAACCGGTGCTGATCTAAAGCTGGTTGAACCCAAAAACATTCACATAACCGTTCGCTTTCTCGGAAACATTTCACCGGGGATAGTGAACAAGATATATGGGGCTATGGAAAACGTTTCGTTCAAGCCTTTTCAAGTTGAAATTAAAGGGCTTGGAGCTTTTCCAAACTTGCGTTTTCCAAGAGTTGTTTGGGCTGGAATACGGAAGGGTGCGGAAGAATTAAGAAACATTTTCGAACAGCTTGAACCTCAACTTCGAAAACTTGGCTTTCAGCCAGACCCTAAAGGGTTTAGTCCCCACATAACAATAGCAAGAGTAAAAACGGGAAGAAACAAGGCCGAACTCGCTAAGACGTTGAAGGAATTAGCTGAAAAAGAGTTTGGAGTTATGATTGCGAAGTGTTTAAGGCTTAAAAAGAGTACACTTACGCCCAGAGGCCCTATCTACACTACTCTAAAAGAGGTTTGCCGTTGA
- the cca gene encoding CCA tRNA nucleotidyltransferase, translated as MKNNKIETVLKEVLKRVKPSPERRKEILELAEKVESKVRKELKKAGLKAEVRVEGSVAKDTWLSENPDIDIFVRFPPNFPREKFRTTFLQIAKKATEGAQHVERFAEHPYLEAIINSNRINIVPCYATKPKEWKSATDRTPYHTDYVRKHLTEKFCDEVRLLKKFMQGIEVYGAEIKVGGFSGYLCELLTLKYGNFIKVLENFAKWKGKLVIDLENYYKEREDDLNLMFKEPLIVVDPVDESRNVAAAVQRDHLYEFIAASRQFLKNPSLKFFYPSETAPLTREELVKSIRKRKTTIVFLKLGCVEAVPDILWGQIYKSQRSLRKLFKQYEFELIRDAVWSDEKNIIMMIFEFEAGKLPHVKKHFGPPLEKQVECEKFLSKHLLSKSSFSGPYIEDGRWIVETKRKYFDVVRLLKEKLRDGGKNSGVAELVAEGIRKQFKIFVNEEIMEFYVSNVDFARFLTDYLDGRPKWLR; from the coding sequence TTGAAAAACAACAAAATAGAAACGGTTTTAAAAGAAGTTCTAAAGAGAGTTAAGCCTAGCCCTGAAAGAAGGAAAGAAATTCTAGAATTAGCTGAAAAAGTGGAATCTAAAGTTCGGAAAGAACTTAAAAAGGCTGGTTTAAAAGCTGAAGTTAGAGTTGAAGGTTCAGTAGCGAAGGATACTTGGCTTAGTGAAAATCCAGACATAGACATCTTCGTACGCTTCCCACCCAACTTTCCAAGGGAGAAGTTTCGAACAACCTTCTTACAAATTGCAAAAAAGGCAACCGAAGGAGCACAACATGTTGAAAGGTTTGCTGAACACCCCTACCTAGAAGCAATAATCAACTCTAACAGGATAAACATAGTTCCATGCTACGCAACGAAACCGAAAGAATGGAAAAGCGCCACTGACAGAACTCCCTACCACACCGACTATGTTAGAAAACACCTAACAGAGAAATTCTGCGACGAAGTTAGACTTTTGAAAAAATTCATGCAGGGAATAGAGGTCTACGGAGCTGAAATAAAAGTTGGAGGGTTCAGCGGATACTTATGCGAACTTCTAACCCTAAAGTATGGAAATTTCATCAAAGTTTTGGAAAATTTCGCAAAATGGAAAGGAAAACTTGTAATAGACCTTGAAAACTACTACAAGGAACGAGAAGACGACTTAAACTTAATGTTTAAAGAACCATTAATCGTTGTCGACCCGGTTGATGAAAGCAGAAATGTTGCGGCGGCTGTTCAAAGAGACCACCTTTACGAGTTCATTGCAGCTTCGAGGCAGTTTTTAAAGAATCCATCATTAAAGTTCTTTTACCCAAGTGAAACAGCTCCGCTTACTAGAGAAGAACTCGTAAAAAGTATACGAAAGAGAAAAACAACCATAGTTTTTCTAAAACTTGGCTGCGTAGAGGCTGTTCCGGATATTTTGTGGGGGCAAATCTACAAGTCTCAACGTTCCTTACGGAAGCTGTTTAAACAGTACGAATTTGAATTGATTCGTGATGCGGTTTGGAGCGACGAGAAGAACATAATAATGATGATTTTCGAGTTTGAAGCCGGAAAGCTTCCGCATGTTAAGAAGCATTTTGGTCCTCCGCTTGAAAAACAGGTTGAATGCGAAAAGTTTCTCTCAAAGCACCTTCTTTCTAAGAGTAGTTTTTCAGGCCCTTACATTGAAGATGGAAGATGGATTGTTGAAACTAAACGTAAATATTTTGACGTTGTTAGGCTTCTGAAAGAAAAGCTTCGTGATGGCGGTAAAAATTCTGGTGTAGCTGAGCTTGTTGCAGAAGGAATCAGAAAGCAGTTCAAAATTTTCGTTAATGAAGAAATAATGGAATTCTACGTTTCAAATGTGGATTTTGCCAGGTTCCTAACAGATTACTTGGACGGTAGACCTAAATGGCTTAGATAA
- a CDS encoding radical SAM protein, translating to MQRPLFKVDESIPLVGCIAFGLIDRGTNLIQVRPISTCPLSCIFCSTNAGPKSRIRQAEYVVPLDYIIEEFEKIVAFKGRRKIEAHIDTVGDPLTYPKIVELVFRLKQIEGVEVVSLQTHGSVLNEKTLDRLSEAGLTRINLSIDALNPELAKKIADTEWYDVEKIVKLMQHIASNTSIDLLIAPVWVPKINDEEIPKIIELAKKIKAGKRFPALGIQKYEIHKHGRKVKGVKSPSWKDFYAKLRKWEKEFNIKLVLRPEDFGIHKRRMLPVPYRKYESIRVKVVGPGWLRREKLAVTLSGDRAVTLVNAEEIPVGAKLKARVVANKHNILIAEPLI from the coding sequence ATACAAAGACCACTGTTTAAAGTAGACGAGTCTATTCCGCTTGTTGGTTGCATAGCCTTCGGATTAATTGACCGTGGAACAAACCTTATTCAAGTTAGACCCATTTCAACTTGTCCCCTATCATGTATTTTCTGTTCAACTAACGCTGGGCCGAAATCTAGGATTCGCCAAGCTGAGTATGTAGTTCCGTTAGACTACATAATTGAGGAATTCGAGAAAATAGTAGCTTTCAAAGGTAGACGTAAGATAGAAGCTCACATAGACACCGTTGGCGACCCGTTAACCTATCCCAAAATTGTTGAACTTGTTTTCAGATTAAAACAAATTGAAGGAGTTGAAGTTGTCTCCCTTCAAACTCACGGCTCAGTATTAAACGAAAAAACCTTGGATAGGCTTTCTGAGGCTGGCTTAACAAGAATTAATCTTTCAATTGACGCTTTAAACCCTGAATTAGCAAAGAAAATCGCCGACACAGAATGGTATGACGTCGAAAAAATAGTGAAGTTGATGCAGCATATAGCATCAAACACTTCAATTGACCTCCTTATCGCCCCAGTTTGGGTTCCGAAAATAAACGACGAAGAAATACCCAAAATAATAGAATTAGCCAAAAAGATTAAGGCTGGAAAACGTTTTCCAGCGTTGGGCATACAGAAATATGAGATTCACAAGCACGGAAGGAAAGTTAAAGGCGTGAAATCTCCTTCTTGGAAGGATTTCTACGCCAAATTAAGAAAATGGGAGAAAGAATTTAACATTAAACTTGTTCTTCGCCCAGAGGACTTCGGGATTCACAAGCGCAGAATGCTTCCGGTTCCCTATAGAAAGTATGAATCAATTAGAGTTAAAGTTGTGGGGCCTGGATGGCTAAGAAGGGAAAAGCTCGCCGTTACACTCAGCGGAGATAGAGCCGTCACGCTTGTTAATGCTGAGGAAATTCCGGTTGGAGCCAAGTTGAAAGCGAGAGTAGTGGCTAACAAGCATAACATATTGATTGCTGAACCGCTTATCTAA
- a CDS encoding undecaprenyl-diphosphate phosphatase, with product MQGITEWLPISSSGHLALIQQQLGIESPVFLDVMLHVGTLIVILIVFRHDIKEICKAVFAFNFGTEEGKLVKLVIVGSIPIAIVGLLFGDIIEGFFSNPFPVAVAFMCTGFLLFLTKWREKKEREEITYLDAFLVGVAQAFALIPGISRSGSTIAVALLLGVERTKAAKFSFILAIPAVIGAAIKKSLECNFMEMNVYSILIGVLIAMVVGYFALKLLLGVVRKGKLHWFSPYCWLVGAVVLIMLI from the coding sequence GTGCAAGGAATAACCGAGTGGTTGCCTATCTCAAGCAGTGGTCACTTAGCGTTGATTCAGCAGCAACTGGGCATCGAAAGCCCAGTTTTCCTTGACGTAATGCTCCATGTAGGCACCCTAATAGTTATCTTAATAGTTTTTAGGCATGATATAAAGGAAATATGTAAAGCAGTTTTCGCTTTTAACTTCGGAACGGAAGAAGGAAAACTCGTTAAACTCGTAATTGTGGGAAGCATCCCCATAGCAATTGTAGGCTTACTTTTCGGCGACATCATCGAAGGCTTCTTCTCGAATCCGTTTCCAGTAGCGGTTGCATTTATGTGCACTGGTTTTCTCCTATTTTTGACTAAATGGAGAGAGAAGAAGGAAAGGGAAGAAATTACCTATTTAGACGCTTTTCTAGTCGGAGTTGCCCAAGCTTTTGCTCTGATTCCGGGGATATCAAGAAGCGGTTCAACAATTGCGGTTGCGCTTTTACTTGGAGTTGAAAGAACTAAGGCGGCGAAATTTTCCTTTATACTTGCAATACCTGCAGTTATTGGAGCTGCCATAAAGAAAAGCTTGGAATGCAACTTTATGGAAATGAATGTTTACTCCATTTTAATTGGAGTTCTTATTGCCATGGTTGTCGGATATTTTGCACTAAAGCTGCTGTTAGGCGTAGTTCGTAAGGGTAAACTACATTGGTTTTCGCCTTACTGTTGGCTTGTTGGAGCCGTAGTTCTAATTATGCTTATTTAA
- a CDS encoding RsmB/NOP family class I SAM-dependent RNA methyltransferase — MLREAWTLAIEALSWMELQGLNEKLALARTMKQLGIKDVNTLRLAHKMVLETVRKRNLIDFILNNVLRPRSIGQFKLGVREFLRLYTHEIHFEKAKFEEAIEMARTGRAILGWQELHEVEDVLGKIYNVKLNELLKSLTDEEKVSLMTYNPKWFVKYCFKIFGRNEALKILKSGTRSPPVYIRINTLKDSERKMLKRLHAEGIHLKRVEGLRYTYEVLSTEKPLNRTKSFAEGLFYIQDKASCLATEVANPLPNMTVLDVCAAPGAKTSFMAQLMENKGKIYSVDYSKRRMEVWRKEIRRMGVKNAHPIIADACNPLPLKIQADLVILDPPCTSTGAFAKMPSAKWRLNKRSPLKMSQIQWQMLVNCAEKVKPSGYLVYSTCSICLEENELLIRKFLKLFPEFKLVDAEPWIGKPGLRGLNKCQRLYPHIHKCNGFFVAKLLRED, encoded by the coding sequence TTGCTTCGTGAAGCATGGACGCTGGCAATTGAAGCCCTAAGCTGGATGGAACTTCAAGGACTAAACGAGAAGCTAGCCCTAGCTAGGACAATGAAACAACTGGGAATTAAAGATGTAAATACTCTTAGACTAGCTCATAAAATGGTTCTGGAAACCGTTCGTAAACGCAATTTAATAGACTTCATTTTGAATAACGTTTTAAGGCCTCGTTCCATAGGGCAATTTAAACTCGGCGTTAGAGAATTTCTAAGACTTTACACTCACGAGATACACTTTGAAAAAGCAAAATTCGAAGAGGCAATTGAAATGGCTAGAACTGGTAGGGCAATTCTCGGCTGGCAAGAACTACATGAAGTTGAAGACGTTTTAGGAAAAATTTACAATGTGAAATTAAACGAGCTCCTAAAAAGCCTAACAGATGAAGAGAAAGTCAGTTTAATGACTTACAATCCGAAGTGGTTTGTAAAGTACTGCTTCAAAATTTTCGGGAGAAATGAGGCCTTAAAAATCCTTAAGAGTGGAACAAGAAGCCCCCCAGTTTACATTAGGATAAATACGCTGAAGGATTCTGAGCGAAAAATGTTAAAAAGGCTTCATGCAGAGGGAATACACCTAAAAAGGGTTGAAGGCCTACGCTACACATATGAAGTTCTATCAACAGAAAAACCACTGAACAGAACTAAAAGTTTCGCAGAAGGCCTATTCTACATACAGGATAAGGCCAGTTGCCTAGCAACCGAAGTTGCAAACCCACTGCCAAACATGACAGTCCTCGACGTTTGCGCCGCACCCGGGGCAAAAACAAGTTTTATGGCACAATTAATGGAAAATAAAGGAAAAATATACTCGGTTGACTACTCTAAACGCAGAATGGAAGTATGGAGAAAAGAAATCAGAAGAATGGGTGTAAAAAATGCCCATCCAATAATTGCGGACGCTTGCAATCCGCTACCGCTAAAAATTCAAGCAGACCTCGTCATTTTAGATCCTCCATGCACTAGTACTGGGGCTTTTGCCAAAATGCCTTCTGCCAAATGGAGGTTAAACAAGCGTTCTCCACTGAAAATGTCGCAGATACAATGGCAAATGCTAGTCAACTGCGCTGAAAAAGTCAAGCCTAGCGGATACCTGGTCTACTCAACTTGCAGCATATGCCTAGAAGAAAATGAACTTTTAATTAGAAAATTCCTGAAGCTTTTCCCAGAGTTTAAACTTGTTGATGCCGAACCATGGATTGGAAAACCAGGCTTGAGAGGATTAAATAAGTGCCAAAGACTCTATCCGCACATCCACAAATGTAACGGATTCTTCGTTGCAAAACTCTTAAGAGAAGACTAG